A stretch of the Lolium perenne isolate Kyuss_39 chromosome 3, Kyuss_2.0, whole genome shotgun sequence genome encodes the following:
- the LOC127341517 gene encoding mitochondrial-processing peptidase subunit alpha isoform X1: MYRAASGLGALKQRGADAQMLNIAIRSASTSVAQRSSGGGFLSWLTGAPSNALLPPDFALPGVTIPEPLPDLVKPSETKITALSNGVKIASETSPGSSCSVGVYVNSGSVYEAPETLGATQLLKKLAFATTRNRSQLRVVREICAIGGNAKASANRELTSYSYGALKTYMPEMVEVLVDCVRNPALLDWEVKEEIAKLKAELAQASTNPESFLLDALHSAGYSGALANPLIASEASISRLNTDVLEEFLAENYTSPRIVLAASGVDHDELVSIAEPLLSDIPNATGTVKPKSVYVGGEYRRAADSSNTDIALAFELPGGWLKEKDYVTASVLQTLLGGGGLFSWGRPGKGLHSRLNHLVNEFDQIKSISAFKDVHSTTGIFGIHTSTAAAFAPKAIDLAARELTSLATPGQVDQTQLDRAKAAAKSAILASLESKASATEDMGRQVLAFGERKPVEHLLKIVDGVTLKDVSTLAEKIISSPLTMASHGNVLNVPAYETVRGKFSSK; the protein is encoded by the exons ATGTACCGAGCCGCCTCCGGCCTCGGCGCCCTCAAG CAGCGTGGGGCGGATGCTCAAATGTTGAATATCGCAATTAGGTCTGCTAGCACAAGTGTTGCACAGCGTTCATCGGGTGGCGGCTTCCTAAGCTGGCTCACAGGCGCACCTTCAAATGCGTTACTCCCACCTGACTTTGCACTCCCAGGAGTCACCATTCCAGAGCCGCTACCCGACCTAGTGAAGCCTTCTGAGACAAAAATCACAGCACTTTCAAATGGTGTCAAAATTGCATCTGAGACATCTCCG GGATCATCATGCTCCGTAGGAGTTTATGTCAACAGCGGGTCTGTCTATGAAGCACCTGAAACACTTGGTGCCACTCAGCTGTTGAAGAAACTGGCCTTTGCAACCACTAGAAACAGGAGCCAGTTGCGTGTTGTGCGTGAAATCTGTGCTATAGGTGGTAATGCCAAAGCATCAGCTAACCGTGAGCTCACGAGCTACAGCTATGGGGCTCTGAAGACTTACATGCCTGAAATGGTTGAAGTTCTTGTTGATTGTGTTCGGAATCCTGCTTTGCTTGACTGGGAAGTTAAGGAAGAG ATAGCAAAACTGAAGGCAGAGCTTGCACAAGCTTCAACTAATCCAGAAAGTTTCCTCTTGGACGCCCTTCATTCCGCTGGCTATTCTGGGGCTTTGGCTAACCCATTGATTGCCTCAGAAGCTTCCATTAGCAGATTAAATACAGATGTTCTGGAAGAGTTCCTAGCT GAGAACTACACCTCCCCTCGAATTGTTCTAGCTGCATCTGGTGTCGACCATGATGAACTTGTATCAATTGCCGAACCTCTCCTCTCTGACATTCCCAATGCAACTGGAACAGTAAAGCCAAAATCTGTCTATGTTGGTGGAGAATATAGACGTGCAGCAGATTCATCC AACACAGATATTGCTCTGGCTTTTGAGCTTCCTGGTGGATGGTTGAAAGAAAAAGATTATGTTACTGCATCAGTTCTCCAG ACACTTTTGGGTGGTGGTGGTTTGTTTTCTTGGGGAAGACCTGGAAAAGGCTTGCATTCACGCCTAA ATCATCTTGTAAATGAATTTGACCAAATCAAATCAATCTCTGCTTTCAAGGATGTTCACAGTACCACTGGCATTTTTGGAATTCATACATCAACT GCTGCagcatttgctcctaaagctattGACTTAGCAGCCCGAGAACTCACTTCCCTTGCGACTCCTGGTCAAG TTGACCAGACCCAGCTAGATCGTGCTAAAGCAGCAGCTAAATCTGCAATCTTGGCAAGCCTGGAATCAAAG GCATCAGCAACCGAAGATATGGGGCGCCAAGTTTTGGCATTTGGTGAAAG GAAACCCGTGGAGCACCTTCTGAAGATTGTTGATGGTGTCACTCTGAAAGATGTGTCAACTCTCGCTGAGAAAATCATCTCATCTCCCTTGACAATGGCATCCCATGGAAAcg TTCTCAACGTACCAGCTTACGAGACCGTGCGCGGCAAGTTCAGCTCGAAATGA
- the LOC127341517 gene encoding mitochondrial-processing peptidase subunit alpha isoform X2, which yields MYRAASGLGALKRGADAQMLNIAIRSASTSVAQRSSGGGFLSWLTGAPSNALLPPDFALPGVTIPEPLPDLVKPSETKITALSNGVKIASETSPGSSCSVGVYVNSGSVYEAPETLGATQLLKKLAFATTRNRSQLRVVREICAIGGNAKASANRELTSYSYGALKTYMPEMVEVLVDCVRNPALLDWEVKEEIAKLKAELAQASTNPESFLLDALHSAGYSGALANPLIASEASISRLNTDVLEEFLAENYTSPRIVLAASGVDHDELVSIAEPLLSDIPNATGTVKPKSVYVGGEYRRAADSSNTDIALAFELPGGWLKEKDYVTASVLQTLLGGGGLFSWGRPGKGLHSRLNHLVNEFDQIKSISAFKDVHSTTGIFGIHTSTAAAFAPKAIDLAARELTSLATPGQVDQTQLDRAKAAAKSAILASLESKASATEDMGRQVLAFGERKPVEHLLKIVDGVTLKDVSTLAEKIISSPLTMASHGNVLNVPAYETVRGKFSSK from the exons ATGTACCGAGCCGCCTCCGGCCTCGGCGCCCTCAAG CGTGGGGCGGATGCTCAAATGTTGAATATCGCAATTAGGTCTGCTAGCACAAGTGTTGCACAGCGTTCATCGGGTGGCGGCTTCCTAAGCTGGCTCACAGGCGCACCTTCAAATGCGTTACTCCCACCTGACTTTGCACTCCCAGGAGTCACCATTCCAGAGCCGCTACCCGACCTAGTGAAGCCTTCTGAGACAAAAATCACAGCACTTTCAAATGGTGTCAAAATTGCATCTGAGACATCTCCG GGATCATCATGCTCCGTAGGAGTTTATGTCAACAGCGGGTCTGTCTATGAAGCACCTGAAACACTTGGTGCCACTCAGCTGTTGAAGAAACTGGCCTTTGCAACCACTAGAAACAGGAGCCAGTTGCGTGTTGTGCGTGAAATCTGTGCTATAGGTGGTAATGCCAAAGCATCAGCTAACCGTGAGCTCACGAGCTACAGCTATGGGGCTCTGAAGACTTACATGCCTGAAATGGTTGAAGTTCTTGTTGATTGTGTTCGGAATCCTGCTTTGCTTGACTGGGAAGTTAAGGAAGAG ATAGCAAAACTGAAGGCAGAGCTTGCACAAGCTTCAACTAATCCAGAAAGTTTCCTCTTGGACGCCCTTCATTCCGCTGGCTATTCTGGGGCTTTGGCTAACCCATTGATTGCCTCAGAAGCTTCCATTAGCAGATTAAATACAGATGTTCTGGAAGAGTTCCTAGCT GAGAACTACACCTCCCCTCGAATTGTTCTAGCTGCATCTGGTGTCGACCATGATGAACTTGTATCAATTGCCGAACCTCTCCTCTCTGACATTCCCAATGCAACTGGAACAGTAAAGCCAAAATCTGTCTATGTTGGTGGAGAATATAGACGTGCAGCAGATTCATCC AACACAGATATTGCTCTGGCTTTTGAGCTTCCTGGTGGATGGTTGAAAGAAAAAGATTATGTTACTGCATCAGTTCTCCAG ACACTTTTGGGTGGTGGTGGTTTGTTTTCTTGGGGAAGACCTGGAAAAGGCTTGCATTCACGCCTAA ATCATCTTGTAAATGAATTTGACCAAATCAAATCAATCTCTGCTTTCAAGGATGTTCACAGTACCACTGGCATTTTTGGAATTCATACATCAACT GCTGCagcatttgctcctaaagctattGACTTAGCAGCCCGAGAACTCACTTCCCTTGCGACTCCTGGTCAAG TTGACCAGACCCAGCTAGATCGTGCTAAAGCAGCAGCTAAATCTGCAATCTTGGCAAGCCTGGAATCAAAG GCATCAGCAACCGAAGATATGGGGCGCCAAGTTTTGGCATTTGGTGAAAG GAAACCCGTGGAGCACCTTCTGAAGATTGTTGATGGTGTCACTCTGAAAGATGTGTCAACTCTCGCTGAGAAAATCATCTCATCTCCCTTGACAATGGCATCCCATGGAAAcg TTCTCAACGTACCAGCTTACGAGACCGTGCGCGGCAAGTTCAGCTCGAAATGA